From the Lactuca sativa cultivar Salinas chromosome 9, Lsat_Salinas_v11, whole genome shotgun sequence genome, the window GTTCTAAGCACATATggacgtgtgtatatatataaaagagacgAAAAAAACCGATGTTATAATCTAGAGTAAGAACTCCAGAATATATACTCTGGAACAGAGACCACAACTCTAAATGCTATGTGTTCCGAAGCAAGTTgtaattttacaaaaaaaatgttggttATTTTTGTTAAAATGATCATTTATAAGGGTTACATTAatcaattttccaaaaaaaaatatgtatgATTAAATGGCTTAACAAAGCAGAATATAGATcggtaagaattttttttttgtaggaaggtaagaagttttttttgtacatatttttgtgacgaacaaaataaatgaatcactagatgattcatttgtaagatgattcacaagaaaaaaaaattcaaaaaaaacatcttcatgattcatttttaagtaaattaaaaaaatattcatttttatgacaattttagtgaataacacaaaatcattgtataaatgtatcattatcatgtttttttgagaattttttcttatgaatcttcttacaaatgaatcatatcataattcattttgtttgttcgctAAAAAAACacgtagaaaaaaaacttcttatctTCCTATGCAAATTTGTATATTGATTTATTTTTGTATTTGTCTTTGTgtattatttcaaaattttataataaataaacaattaGAAGAAAGAAAAAAGGAAGCCTTTTTATCAGAAGAATCCGTAAACCATTATTTTCTTACCCATTCTCGTCGTCTCCAACATCTCATCAGGATGTTATCGTCATTAGGGATGATATGCAGTTGCTCTTACAAACCCTCTACTCCAACAAGTTTCCATGGTGACTCACTCCCTTCCAACCCCCACACCTTTAATTTCAACCTACCCAAGCTCTCTGCTCACCCTAAACTTATCCATGGTTCCACAACATTTCGGAACCGTGCTCCTGCTATAGCGGCGGTATCGGAAACAATTGCAACAGAAACACCCCTAGAATCTGAGGTTTTAGTTCATCTCTATATTTATCTCTTCAATTTCTATCTAATGCTGTGTTCCTTAATTGTCTGCAAAATAGGGCTCCACTGGGAGAAAAAAATTACGTAAAACCTATCTGTTTCAAACCTACTACTTTACGAAATGTAAATCGATATGATGTTTGTTACTAGGATTTTATTCAAAAAGTCAATAACTCGAATATGAAACCTAAAAATTGTATTCAAAAAGACAAAATCAGGCTTATTGATATTTTTTTGAATTGAATTGGGTGAAATTGTAGAAGCTGGGAGTGGTTGTGAAGCCGATGGAGAAACCAAGGTTAGTGTTGAAGTTCATCTGGATGGAGAAAAACATCGGTTTAGCACTAGACCAAGTGATTCCAGGATACGGGAGTATTCCAGTAAGTCCTTACTATTTTTGGCCAAGGAAAGATGCTTGGGAAGAGCTTAAAGTGATGCTCGAGAGTAAGCCATGGATTTCTCAAAAGCAGGTGATTATTCTTCTTAATCAAGCTACTGATATCATTAACTTGTGGCAGCAGAGTGGTGGTGATATACAGTAAGTTCTGAATTCTTTAGATATGTTGTAGATTGTGGCGACTTGTTGCAGGCTGATAGAGATGATTGCCATTTAAGTTGTGTGTGTTTTTCTTGGTTTATTGGCATCTACTCCTGTTTCTTAATTCAGTACACTGCTTTTTCTTTCTGTTACCTACCCattttttttttgatgaaatACAATACCTAGAGAAATGTTTTACCTATTCATTTTGGTCATTTATATGTTCATTTTATCGGTCTCGATCATTTGTATGAGGTTAATCCGTTAATATAAGATGTGGGTGATGGCTCTGTTGTCTTCATAGGAGTCCACTTCCACATAAGggtaagacaaaacttcaaaaatggtccatgtggttttcaaaaatatcaagtttaggtCCTaaattcaaaaaacctcacagatggtccctgtggtttcaaaacttttaacaaatagtCATTTTCGTTAACTCCGTTAGTTttttggccgttaagtgaagggTATTTCTATCATTTCACTGCCACAGAGACCATTTATGAAGATttgtcttatttaaaaaaaactaattatttaatattaaagggtctctctctctctctctctctctctctctctctctctctctctctctctctctctgcttGTTTCAGCAAGAACACCAAAACCACCGCTCTTAAGCCTGCTTCCTGCAATCCGACCTCAAATCGAGCCCTCAACAACCACAAAACACGAAGAATGATCAACAGGTTTTCAAGAAGGAAATTTTCGTCATCAAACACCAAATCAATCATGAACTCAAAAGACACGACGATGAAGACGACCCCAATGCGTTAAACCCTAGTTCTACCGCTGTGACGCTCAATCTCAAAGTTCaggaggagttcaggaggagccGGAGTAATTCCTCcggatctcaaaaccctaatcgcAGAAGAAGATACTCTCGTTCCAAGAGGAGCTTCGATTCCGATTTGGACACTAGTTTGAAGAATGACGATGGTAATGATGATAAGACTGAAAACGATGAGGCACTGCACAATCACCACCACCGACACAGGGAGGAGGTTAGGGTTTCGTCTTCTTCTAGAATGCGACACCACAGGTCTTGCAGTAAAGAAAGAAGAACCAAATACCAGTACCGTGAAGATGATTCACGTGTAGCGAAATGTATCTCCCGCGAGGACACACCTTCAGGTTTTCACCGACAACCCAAGCCAAGAGCAAATCGACAGAGGGGAGACTGATCCTTTGTGTCATAGAAGGAAATCATTAGCAGAGATTGACAACAACACCGGTAGAACTCCACAGTCCAGCAACCCAAAAATGGCTGTGATGGTTCCTCCAAGAACCCGAAGGTTATCTCGCGATCTAGACATGAATACAGAAACAATATCTGATCCTACTCCACCATCTTACGCTAGTTTGCTCTCTTCTTTGAAAGAAACCATGGACTATGATTGATGGTGGTGACAGGGTAGAACTAAGGTGAAGGGAACGAAAATGGAGGTAGGAGATACTTATTTTACTGTTGAACAATCGAAATAAAGGGGTTGCTGAAGGGAAGGGATGACGGTGGATTTGTGTGTTTTGATCGGAGTAAAGGCATGAAATCACTTACCTTGGCCGGTGTCACCTGGTGGTGATGATGGTAGAAGGAGCAGATAACAACTTCGATTCTAATGGAGAAGGTGGTTCgatgtttgagagagagagagagagagagagagagagagagagagagagaccctttaatattaaataattagtttttttaaataagacaaatcttcataaatggtccctgtaacAGTGAAAAGACAGAAATACCCTTCAAttaacggccaaaagctaacggagttaataaaaatgactatttgttaaaagttttgaaaccacagggaccatctgtgaggttttttgaacttagggactaaacttgatatttttgaaaaccataggggccatttttgaagttttgtctgaGGGTAAATTACATGTTTGGTTACCAAGCATAGCTGATTTTGTTATGAATTTATCCCACCATCCATAAACCTTTTTTCTATATATTCACGGATTTGGTTACCAACGCCACCACGTGGTGGCACGGACCACGGTTTGGTTTTGGTGGGTTGAGCGGGTTGGCTAGCTCAACCCCTGCACTCCTCTCTTTTCTCCACTTTTACCATATGCATTAAAGCTTGTACTAAAATGTGTGGTTTGAGAAAGATGAATTTCCATGTGTTGGGGGATGGGAGAGATGAAAGTGTGAGGAGAAAATGAGAAATAAGATGCTCTTTGGTTCGCAAAATGTTAATGAAAGAATTGGAATCGGAAAAAGAATCAGTTTCATATTTGGTTGATAGAAAATGAAATTTGAATCCAATTTCATATCGTTTGGTTCGTAGGAAATGAAATTGAAATCCATGTAAAATAACagaattgttattttttttatctgttttgtttaattttattttgttttctaaCTTATATGTCAATATATTACGAAAGTCATGTTAATAAACATCATAACTTAAAGTCATTCCACTTCACATCCCAATAACGTTACCAAAAAGCAAAACAATCTTTCGATACATCCCAATCGAATCGAAGATACAAAAAGCTTACAAATCCAAAATGCTAATCAACATCCTGATAAATATTCCAATAAAACTTAAAAATCCAAAATACAAATTAACATCTAAAGCATTGTCAATCTCTTTCCATGGTTTTTAACTTCGACTCGATACTTGGCTTACCTAAGGAAGTGATTGTTTCAATGCTTGCTCAAGGTGTTGTAAATAACTTGATGTAAAACCATTACTGGTTTTAAATCCAACATTTGTCATATTCACCTACACTTCAACTAGTTTTGTTTCTTCATTATTTGTCCATGTCTTATAATTTCTAATTTGATTTGTCATACctataaacataacaaaaaatcatacctataaacataacaaaaaccaATAGATAAGTATCACAATTAATTTTAGAAATGGAACAATTTTTCCAACAAAAACATAAgcaagcaacaatttttccaacACAATGATAAACAAACAACAATTTTCCAACATAACTACGAGCGAGCAACATTACGCAACATTATGAGCACGGACATGTAGAAACATGACAACTTGTTTATCGATATCCATATTTCTACTTCATTTTAGGCCTCCAAATGTTTCAAAAATATGCCAtaactttttaaaacatattcTAGACATCCTAATTTGTGATATAGACATTGTGTCATTCTCATAAACTATTTCATGTGGTATTACCTATGGATCTACATTTGAATAAATACGATTAATATGTCGTTTATCTATATGGTTTTTGATCACTAACAAGATGACTACAACAATGTGTAAAACCATGTTCCTCCGTGTAGAACAGAGAAAATGAGGGCTGATTACGTCGTTTGATATGGAGAATAGATGCGATTTAAGCTTCATTGGAGGATCCATTGAAATGAGGATAAGGAGTCGGGTGTGGAACATAGGAGATGATGGTTGATTGTGTCATGAGATATGGAGAACAGATGTATCGGTTGCAACATAGAAACAAAGATAGGGTTATGTTGTGAAATATAACACAAGTAATAAGGTAAAATGCTAGTttctttcatagcatagaattAATTTCATCATCTTCCGGAAGGAAAGTGTTTTCCCCTATTTGATGGAAGGTTTTTTCATTTAGGATTTTAATTCCGTTATACAAAGTTGAACCAAACATCGAAATGTGGCGAAATTGGATACTATTTCCCCCAAATTCCATTGCATTCCAACCAACCAAACACATATTTAGGTTAGGAGGGATGGACTCCCTCCACCCTAAAGGATGCACATAGTCGTACGGGTAGGGGGCGGGTACGATCAGCTGGCCAAGCGGTACCGTATTTGTGTGGGTTGGACGGTTTGCCTAACTCGttgctcccccccccccccctctcttgtTCTGATAGATGCATAAAAAGTTGTACCAAAGTGTGTCGGTTGAGAGATATATATTTCCAAGTTTTTAGGGATGTGAATGTTGGAAGTAAGAAGAGAAAGAACTGTTGATGTGTGTTTATGTGGCATGTGGATTAAAAGGGGTAGTAAAGAACTAGAGCTACACTCCCTGACTCTTGAGCATTTATAAATGGATCCGACTACTTTATCTATTTATTCACCATATAATTTTTGATGACATATAAGCCTATCGGTATGGAGGAGACGCCTCTTAGTGTAAAGAGACGTCACATCAACAGTTCCGCTCCATCATGTCCTCGGAGGGGTGGTGCTCACTTACGTCACTCCATAAATTATTGCACCTTAATCTTGATAATCACAATCAATGCTCTAAAACCTTCATTTTTGTAAAATGCCggttctttatttttataaaatcgaAACAACCGTCGAAGCTTAAAAATCTTGGATCACCCCATAAATTCTTGGATCTTAATCTTAATAGTTACAATGATTGCTCTTAACCCCCTCCCCCTCCCCCGGTCGTCTTGTCTTCCATGTCCGTTCTTCGTTTTTTAAATATTCGCTACAACCATCGAAGCTTAAAAATCTAGCCACCCTATAAAATTTTAAACCACAATCTTGATAATCATAGTGGATACTCTTAAACCCCATTGTCATCTTCCCATATATTTTCGTACTTTATTTCTGCAAAATCGAAGCACCCATCGAAGCTTAAAATTCTTGGACCTCTCCATAAATTCTTGGACCTCCATCTtgataatcataagggattatcttaAACCCATCTTAATCCCGTTACCGTCGACTTCCCTTCCCCACCCGTTTGTCATTACTACATAATCAAAGCAACAATTGAAACTTGAAAACTTTGGACCATTTATGGAATTTGACCTACAAACCCACGAATTCAAATCTGACCCTTGAACCCCCAACCTATGAACCCATATAAATAAGTGGGTTGatgggtcatatatgagtttatgttcCAAATCCGTCAACACATGACCTTTATAATTAAATAagtcgtgttcgggttggtatATTTTGACCCGCTAACCCACAAGGCGCCCAACACAATTTATAGGAAAACCGTCATCATTCTACATCAGGCcgaatcagaggggccataaaaaccTTTGAACAATTCAGCGGTTACACTCCCTCTGAACCCTTCTATTTACTTCGTTTTCCTTCACTGCACTCTCTTCTCTTTTCTCGTGACCGGAGTTTTCAACAGAGAAAAAGCCGTAGCAACTCCTGTTGCCGTCCTCTGCCTTCTCCGACCGGCGCCGTTCTCTTCGCATCTCCGACCAGAGTTTTTAGCAGAACAAAGAATCTTCCGATCTCTTTGTCACTAGCGCCGTCCTCCTCCGATCTTCGACCAACGCTGTCTTCAACCCTCTAAAGTAAATGAACAGAGCCTCCCGATCTATTTTCTTTCTCTAACAAGATTTTGGTGAACCAAACGCCTCCGGAAATTTTTTCTGGCAGACGAAATCCGCTAAAAACCTTGCTAATTTTTCCCTGGCCCGCGAAGCACACATTGAAAGAGCAATATCCGACGCCGTTTCCGGCGTGTGCTATACTGTTTCAATCTCAGCTTAAGACTACTATAATATAACAGTTCTGAATTCTTATAGCAATGGAGAAATCTCGATCACTGTTGATTCTATACGCCACTGAGACGGGCAACGCGTTAGATGCTGCCGAACGATTAGGCCGTGAAGCTGAAAAAAGAGGCTGCCCTATTCGTATATTATCCCTTGACGAATTTGACCCCGTAAGTGAACTTTATGAAATTATACGCCCCCTTGCTACACTTTCCGATGATTATTTGGTTCCTCTATTTTGTTTATTCAAACAATTTCATAATCAATTTTTTATGTGTTTCTGCTATGCATATTACTTGTTGCTTATTCCAGAGCTCCTTACCTTGTGAAGAATATGTAATTTTTGTGGTGTCCACAACTGGACAAGGGGACACCCCCAATTCCATGAAGGTTGGTTCTTTATCACTGCTttaactttcaaacttttcatTTGTTATTCTATCTTCTTTCTAATTCTTGATTACCCAAATTTAGGCGTTTTGGACATTCCTTTTGCAAAGAAGTTTAAACAGGCAGTGGCTCGAAAAAACAAACTACACAGTATTTGGattgggagactctggttatcaGAAATATAATGTAAGTTGAATTAGTTATCATGCATGTGATCTTTGTAGATTACATTTGTGAAAAGACTTAAATTGTCATGTAATTACAGTTTGTTGCAAAGAAGCTTGACAAAAGACTTGCAGATCTCGGGGGAACTACAATTCTTGAAAGAGGTTTGGGAGATGATCAACATCCTTCAGGGTATCTTTGTCATTTCCAGTATACAACTTTGTTGCATAATCTTTCTGTATTATATATAATAGGTAAACTAAAAAAAGTTGCTATGATTTTCTTATGCAGATATGAAGGGTCCTTAGATCCATGGATGTCATCTTTATGGGCcatgttatataataaaaatccAAAATTCTTCCCAAAAGGTTTAAATATTTCTGTGTCTGATATGAAGATGCTTGGTCAACCAAAAGTGGAAATCACATATCTTGACTCAAATGCAGTGCATTCACAACCTTCAGCACAAATTGGTAAATAGCCTGTTTATTTTCAAATTTCACTATTTTTCAATCTTCAAAGTTCAGATTTTATTTACTGTAACTGATTTTTTTGTTGCAGATTTGAAGTTACTTGAGAAGGATATAGTGAGGTGTCGGTCAATGTTGTCTGCAAAAAAGTCAAACGACAAGAGTAAACCTGATTGCTTCTTGAAACTGGTAGTGATGAAATTTCCTGGTATTTTTTATGTTCTTCTTTTGTTAATTTATAATTTGTACTGTTGTTTGATTTAGGTTAAAAATCAACCAATTACTAGAACAAGTTATGACAAAGATGTACGCCATTTGGAATTTGAGCCACTTTCATCTGTAAGTATTATCAAGCTTATATGTATTGGTTGTTTTTTTTGGTTAATATTATATAACCGTTTACATGAAAGAAACCCTCTTAATAAaattgtttctaatttgttttatTCAGACTATCGAGTATGAAGTTGGTGATGTTCTTGAGATTCTTCCTTCACAAAGCCCTGAAGCAATCGATGCATTCATGACTCGCTGTAATTTAAACCCTGAATCCTATATCATTGTGAGTAATGTTGCTTAAATAGTTGTAAaatccatttatagcatataatcTAGACATTAAATTCCaggttaagtctagaaataaagaagactctcttgaagatggtgttggTGCCTCAAAAGATCCCATAAAACTAAAAACATTTGTCGAGTTGACTATGGATATTGCATCAGCTTCACCCAGACGTTACTTTTTTGAGGTGAAATATCTGATTAAATCTTTTGGTGTTATTATATGCTACTATTTCTACATAATTCCAACACATACTTGTAACAGATTGATGTATTTTAACTAATAACAAGTTCATTAGTTATAATCAAACAAGGGTGTATGTATGTCATATTGTCATATAATTATAGTAACCAACTATTTCATATGAAAACCTATTCCATTCCTACGCGCCAACAAACGTGAAAACGGAATGCaatgactcattccattccaATATCGTGTAGGTCATGAGTTTTTTTGCGAGTGCTGAACATGAAAAAGAGAGGCTTGAATATTTCGCCTCACCAGAAGGAAGAGATGATCTCTACCAATACAATCAGAAAGAACGAAGGACTGTTTTAGAGGTAtatatattttgaattttattttgctAAAAAGAAAGTTTTTGCATTTATTTTATTTGGTGGTGAAGGAAGGAAGGGCAATATGGTCTTTTTGTTACAGGTACTCGAGGATTTCCCATCTGTGGATATGCCATTTGAGTGGTTGGTGCAGCTGACTCCTCCATTGAAAACACGAGCcttttcaatttcttcttctcctcatGTTCACCCGAATCAAGTACACCTCACAGTCAGCATAGTTTCATGGACAACTCCTTTTAAGAGGAAACGCATCGGTTTATGCTCCAACTGGCTAGCTTCCCTTCATCTTCATCAAAGTATGGAATCAgcaattccattccattcctttctcgattccatcataccaaacacCACCTTACTGTTTTTGCTCATTTTTTTTAACAGGAGTCTGCATACCAGCATGGTTTCACAAAGGCTCACTCCCCGCCCCACACCCCTCACTCCCCCTCATCCTTATTGGGCCCGGAACCGGTTGTGCACCTTTTCGCGGGTTCGTGGAGGAGCGGGCCTTAAACGCAAGTAATTCTGGACCGATTCTTTTCTTTTTTGGATGTCGAAACGAGGATAATGACTTCTTATATAAAGATTTTTGGGTTTCCCATTCGCAAAATGGAGGGGTACTTTCGGAAGAAAAAGGCGGAGGGTTTTATGTTGCTTTTTCAAGAGACCAACCGCAAAAAGTGTATGTACAACATAAGATGCGTGAACAAAGTGGGAAAGTGTGGGAGCTTTTGAGTAAAGGGGCGGCGGTTTATGTTGCGGGGTCTTCGAGTAATATGCCGGCGGATGTTTTGGCGGCTTTTGAGGAGATTGTGGAGAGAGAAAGTGGGGTGGAGAGAGAAGCGGCGGTTAGGTGGTTGAGGATGTTGGAGAGAGGTGGAAAGTACCATGTTGAAGCATGGGCTTAGTGTGTGCCTGATACACAGTATTGTATTGTACTATTGTACTGTATGTATCAGGCACACTGAGGAGTACACAGTATTGTATTGTACTATTGTACTGTATGTATCAGGCACACTATGTGCCTCCTCGTACAAGGAATGGTTGGTTGGGAAGTAGAGCTATTTATGgttcaaaattgaaaattttgtaggAGTTAGGTCGATTTTAAAGGAAAGTAAAGTTTgcacttttattttgttattataTTTCATTCGTGGGTAGAagcttaatttttttattttaatttgtttcaTCTAAGTTATCCAGCTTTTATAATTTGTAAATAGCATGTCACTATCTATACATACAAAAAATTGTTTCATTAATGTAATTAGGTATTCAGGTGACCTCTTTATCAGTGAATATCTTGACATGATATCTACAATCAATCTACATGACAATGTATTTGACACTTCATCTTATTCTTCACCCATCTCATTATCCAAGACCTGGTTTCGTTTCAGATcatatacaatactacaatagAACAAATTAACTTGTTCTTTATAAACTTTTATATGGCTCTTCCGCGACCACACTGAAAATTTGGGTTTGAACCCTCACATATATCCAAAATATGAAAATATTGCTAGTGTTTTGATAATTTGATCTCTACTTGTATATTGTGTGGTGGGTTTATGTGGGCTAGCTGTTCAGATGATACAATTTGCTATTTTCTTATAAACTTTTATATCAAATCATTGCAAGTAAATTTTATTGGTTGAATGTCTTATTATTGGCTATTTTGTACTCACTGCTTCTCTACATGCCCTCTAAAAGATGACTAGGTGAACGTTTCAATTGATGAGTAGTTTCTAGACCAACGACAAAAGATTTGTTAAAACATATACTCGATATATATGAATATTGTTGAAGCTTAAATAGTAAAAGCAAAGGCCAAGTTAATATTTGCCTTCTCATGCGCTATTTATCTTCTATATATGTTTTCATCGACTGTATCATAACGAactgaaataaattaattatccaacgttatgaaaaaaaaacataaaaaaacgaAACTAATGGTTAGATAAAATACATGTGGTGTGCAAACGTTCTCGCAAGAAGTGGGTCTTAATCATCTATTCAAGTACTTACAATATTGTTAGTCTTCTAAATGATATTTCTAATTTCCATCATGTTTTTTGTAGCCAGCCATAAGAAGGTGAGAATCAGTAAGATATCTCCTTCCTACACTACACATCAATATGCAAAAAGCTGCAAttctaaaccaaaaaaaaaaaaaaaaattctatatatgatACATGgatgaaaaatatgaaaaaacgTCAATGAAATCTCCAAGGAATGCATTGGATATTAGAACAAGATCCATTCCATTTGCTTGTGCATTCGTTCTTAGGAAGATCACAACATTTACATATCATCCCAAGTGTATCGAAACTACTTAGATATCCTGCAAAAGTGAccaaaacaacttttatttagcaTAAGTAATTTTATATAGAA encodes:
- the LOC111911173 gene encoding NADPH-dependent diflavin oxidoreductase 1 produces the protein MEKSRSLLILYATETGNALDAAERLGREAEKRGCPIRILSLDEFDPSSLPCEEYVIFVVSTTGQGDTPNSMKAFWTFLLQRSLNRQWLEKTNYTVFGLGDSGYQKYNFVAKKLDKRLADLGGTTILERGLGDDQHPSGYEGSLDPWMSSLWAMLYNKNPKFFPKGLNISVSDMKMLGQPKVEITYLDSNAVHSQPSAQIDLKLLEKDIVRCRSMLSAKKSNDKSKPDCFLKLVKNQPITRTSYDKDVRHLEFEPLSSTIEYEVGDVLEILPSQSPEAIDAFMTRCNLNPESYIIVKSRNKEDSLEDGVGASKDPIKLKTFVELTMDIASASPRRYFFEVMSFFASAEHEKERLEYFASPEGRDDLYQYNQKERRTVLEVLEDFPSVDMPFEWLVQLTPPLKTRAFSISSSPHVHPNQVHLTVSIVSWTTPFKRKRIGLCSNWLASLHLHQRVCIPAWFHKGSLPAPHPSLPLILIGPGTGCAPFRGFVEERALNASNSGPILFFFGCRNEDNDFLYKDFWVSHSQNGGVLSEEKGGGFYVAFSRDQPQKVYVQHKMREQSGKVWELLSKGAAVYVAGSSSNMPADVLAAFEEIVERESGVEREAAVRWLRMLERGGKYHVEAWA
- the LOC111911175 gene encoding 30S ribosomal protein 3, chloroplastic; translation: MLSSLGMICSCSYKPSTPTSFHGDSLPSNPHTFNFNLPKLSAHPKLIHGSTTFRNRAPAIAAVSETIATETPLESEKLGVVVKPMEKPRLVLKFIWMEKNIGLALDQVIPGYGSIPVSPYYFWPRKDAWEELKVMLESKPWISQKQVIILLNQATDIINLWQQSGGDIQ